The following are encoded in a window of Penicillium oxalicum strain HP7-1 chromosome II, whole genome shotgun sequence genomic DNA:
- a CDS encoding Acetylesterase, with protein sequence MKYSIFSLLMSTAAVAAMPSHRQSSPTYFFTFGDSYSMTSFNVNGTQPSASNPMGNPPLGTGATGGGINWIGYLTTVDNSSLVLSYNLAIGGATIDNAILDSGYPDMTGQVKTFQDSYSAKPAKAPWGAGDSVFGFWIGVNDVGWAYQNYEAEVLVPKLMAQYRSLLEEIYADGGRRFLFVNVPPTGRSPYILEQGESATQKHAAWTQAYNKGLEVMRKEFHKTHHDVDSVLYNSWSFMSKILDHPQQFGFTNATCINDDGESCVWWNNYHPGQKYHRLQAADMKRTLHRFGAW encoded by the exons ATGAAGTACTCCATTTTCAGTCTCCTCATGAGCACCGCGGCGGTTGCCGCGATGCCTTCGCATCGACAATCCTCGCCCACTTATTTTTTCACTTT TGGTGATTCGTACTCAATGACAAGCTTTAATGTGAACGGTACCCAGCCATCAGCGTCAAATCCTATGGGCAATCCTCCCCTCG GTACCGGAGCAACCGGTGGAGGCATCAATTGGATCGGCTACCTCACCACTGTGGACAATTCCTCCCTCGTGCTGAGCTACAACTTGGCCATTGGAGGCGCAACAATTGACAATGCCATTCTTGACTCGGGATATCCCGACATGACAGGTCAAGTGAAGACGTTCCAGGACAGTTACAGTGCGAAGCCCGCCAAAGCGCCGTGGGGAGCGGGTGATTCTGTTTTCGGCTTCTGGATCGGAGTCAACGA TGTTGGCTGGGCATATCAAAATTACGAAGCTGAGGTACTCGTCCCTAAGCTCATGGCCCAGTACAGATCCTTGCTTGAAGAGATCTATGCCGATGGAGGACGTAGGTTCTTGTTCGTCAACGTCCCTCCTACGGGTCGAAGTCCATACATTCTCGAACAAGGCGAGAGTGCGACCCAGAAGCATGCGGCGTGGACCCAGGCATACAACAAGGGACTCGAAGTGATGCGCAAGGAATTCCATAAAACTCATCATGAT GTCGACTCTGTTTTGTACAACTCCTGGAGCTTCATGTCCAAGATCTTGGATCATCCACAGCAATTTGGATTTACAAACGCGACATGCATCAACGATGACGGAGAAAGCTGTGTCTGGTGGAACAACTATCACCCTGGACAGAAGTATCATCGACTACAAGCGGCAGACATGAAGCGGACTCTCCATCGGTTTGGTGCCTGGTAG
- a CDS encoding putative endo-beta-1,4-glucanase B, which produces MKVGNLFLVAGAAGTAMASPFQWFGINESGPEFGEGNLPGVWGKDYIFPDAGAMQTLAKTGMNIFRVQFLMERLTPSGMTGSFDEDYLQNLTSNKTVNTITQAGGYAVIDPHNFGRFNGAVITSTADFQSFWKNVAGRFKSNARVIFDTNNEYHDMDQTLVLNLNQAAINGIRAAGATSQYIFVEGNSYTGAWTWTTVNDNLKNLQDPQDKIVYEMHQYLDSDGSGTHEACVSTTIGKERVTAATQWLIDNGKVGILGEFAGGVNDQCKTAITGMLDYLAAHNDVWKGAMWWAAGPWWGDYMFNMEPSTGVAYTGILPILKKYI; this is translated from the exons ATGAAGGTCGGCAATTTGTTCTTGGTCGCTGGTGCGGCAGGAACCGCCATGGCGTCTCCATTCCAGT GGTTCGGCATCAATGAAAGCGGACCTGAATTCGGCGAGGGCAATCTACCCGGCGTGTGG GGCAAAGACTACATCTTTCCAGACGCAGGTGCCATGCAAACCCTGGCCAAAACGGGCATGAACATCTTCCGCGTTCAGTTCCTGATGGAAAGATTGACGCCATCGGGCATGACTGGATCCTTCGACGAAGACTATTTGCAAAATTTGACATCG AACAAGACCGTCAACACTATCACTCAAGCAGGCGGTTATGCTGTCATTGATCCCCACAATTTCGGCAGATT TAACGGTGCGGTCATCACGAGTACCGCCGACTTTCAATCATTCTGGAAGAACGTGGCCGGGCGTTTCAAGTCGAACGCCCGAGTAATCTTTGACACGA ACAATGAATACCACGATATGGATCAAACGTTGGTCCTCAACTTGAACCAAGCTGCCATCAACGGCATTCGCGCGGCGGGTGCAACGTCGCAATACATTTTCGTCGAGGGCAACTCGTACACGGGCGCCTGGACATGGACCACCGTGAACGACAATCTCAAGAATTTGCAGGATCCGCAAGACAAGATCGTATATGAGATGCACCAGTACCTCGATTCAGATGGATCCGGGACCCATGAGGCCTGTGTCTCTACCACGATTGGGAAGGAGCGGGTCACTGCCGCAACGCAATGGCTGATTGACAACGGCAAAGTCGGAATATTGGGAGAATTTGCCGGCGGTGTGAACGATCAGTGTAAGACTGCCATCACGGGGATGCTGGATTATCTCGCTGCGCACAATGACGTCTGGAAGGGCGCAATGTGGTGGGCTGCTGGACCTTGGTGGGGAGACTACATGTTTAACATGGAGCCTTCGACTGGCGTCGCGTATACCGGTATTCTGCCGATTCTGAAAAAGTATATCTGA